Below is a genomic region from Luteitalea sp..
GCCATCCCACGATGGCGCCCCCTGCAATCAGCCATGCGGAGCTCACGCGATATCGGAGCAGTAGCAGCAGGCTCAGCAGCGCGAGGACGATGGTAAGCGGGTCGACCAGCGCAGCGCGCCCAAGCTGCCACGACAC
It encodes:
- a CDS encoding chromate transporter translates to VSWQLGRAALVDPLTIVLALLSLLLLLRYRVSSAWLIAGGAIVGWLVAL